The nucleotide window CATGCGGACACCCCCGCAGCAGCGAACGCGGACCGGGGGAACGGGGCACCCTCGTATGTGTATGGGTAGTCCACGCCTTCCGTAGCAAGTACAGCAGCGCGCCGACGTTCCCGGATCACGTGCAGCTCTAGCGTCCGCTCCGCTTCCCGCACCAGTAGCCACGGCCCTATGCGGTGGTGCCATGGGGACGGAATGGAGCGAGCGAGGACGTGCGCGGGAATCGGGGTCGTGGGGGCGCAGATCACGAGGGGCAGGGGTGCGGGGGCAGGGGCGGGGACTGCCGCGTGTCGTCCACGGGCGGGCAGCAGTATCCGCAGCACCCAAAGCAGTGCATGGGCGATAGAATCGCGCATGTCGTTTCAGCTCCCTAAAGCTGTTTCGGCGGAGCCCCGGCGGACCGATACCAGCGGTCTTCCGGGGCGCTTTCGTATGCGGAGAATCACGCTAAGCCAACTCGTCTAACTCGTCTACCTGTCTAACTCGCCTATCTTTGGCCCGTTGTCTACGCTCTCCCCATGCCTGAGCACTCGCCCGACCCGTACGCGCCGCACGCTCCGTATATGCGGGTGCTGGACGCGCTCACGGCAGATATCAAGGCGGGCAGGCTCGGGCCGGGCGACCGCATCCCTTCCGAAGCTGATCTGTGCGAGCGGCACAAGGTAGCTCGGGAGACTGCCCGCCGAGCCGTGAGGATTCTCCGGGAACGCGGAGTCATCCGGACCGAATGGGGGCGGGGGTCGTTCGTCGCCGAGCGTGCCACCGAGGACGAGCGCCAGGGCGACGCGTAGGGCCCTTCCGGGGGCTCGCTGTCTCTCATGACGCTTGCACCAGGTCGGGGGGAAGGTCTGCGGGGTCCACTACGGTCACGCCCCGGAGCTTGCGATACAGCCGTTGCGCGAGCATCCCGGGGCAGCGTGGCTTGGTGAAGCTGGAATACGCGTCGCTGTCGGACGGAATCCAGGTCCGCAGATCATCGGCGACGCGGTAGAGAGTTCCGG belongs to Streptomyces finlayi and includes:
- a CDS encoding GntR family transcriptional regulator encodes the protein MPEHSPDPYAPHAPYMRVLDALTADIKAGRLGPGDRIPSEADLCERHKVARETARRAVRILRERGVIRTEWGRGSFVAERATEDERQGDA